A window of Methylomonas sp. 11b genomic DNA:
TTGATAAATGTGTTGCCGCGACTTCATAACCGAGGGCTCTACCCTATCGTTCGGTGCCATGCTAAGTGTGCAACTCATACTCGATTCTCCGGCCTTTTTAACGATGACGCAGAATTAATATTCGACGCGAATATCTTCATCCCTAACGATCATCTGACAAGCCAGACGCCATTCGGGCGGCAGGTCGTCAACGATCATTTGCTCCAGCTGTTCGGTAGTGACTTTACCGATTTGTTTGAGCAGGGATTTTTCCTTCTCGGTCATCGTGCCACCCATGCGTTCCATTTTTTTATCGATGCTGGTGACGCGGACCACGCAAGTGCCGCATTCGCCGTCTTCGCATTCGAAATTAATGGGGATCTTGTTTTCCAGAGCCAGCTTCAAAATAGTCTGGGTGTGACTGCCGGCAACGGCGTAAACGGTTTTATCCCGGTATTCGGGACTGGTAAATGTTACTAAAGCCATGTGTTACTCCTTTGCGTTACTTATACTGGTTTAAGGGAAATTTCGCCGCCCAACACTTGCGCTTGGCAAGCCAGACGGTTGTGTTTGCCAGCCATGTTTTCGCGCAAAATTTTGTCTTCCAGTACGGACGGCTCGGTCAAGTTATTCCAACCAGCAGTCACTTTCATAATGCAGGTTCCGCAATCGCCTTCCCGGCAACCGTAAGTAATGCCGGAACCTACTTTCTCGGACACCTCAATAACCCGGGTGCCGGCGGGGACGGTAACAGTCACGTTTATATCTTCAAATGTAATGGTCGCTTTGGCCATTGTAAAAACTCCATAAGGTATTAAAAGTAATCTCGGCAGCCTCTAATCTGAGGACTCCCGGTTTGGAACCGAAACGATTCCTGATTTTCACCGGCCTTGCGGCCGGTGAGGTCACCGATGCGTCCTTGGATCGGTTTAGCCTACGAATACCGCTGTAGGCTCAATAGCAGGCGTCTGTTTTATCCGGTT
This region includes:
- a CDS encoding 2Fe-2S iron-sulfur cluster-binding protein; this encodes MAKATITFEDINVTVTVPAGTRVIEVSEKVGSGITYGCREGDCGTCIMKVTAGWNNLTEPSVLEDKILRENMAGKHNRLACQAQVLGGEISLKPV
- a CDS encoding 2Fe-2S iron-sulfur cluster-binding protein, with the translated sequence MALVTFTSPEYRDKTVYAVAGSHTQTILKLALENKIPINFECEDGECGTCVVRVTSIDKKMERMGGTMTEKEKSLLKQIGKVTTEQLEQMIVDDLPPEWRLACQMIVRDEDIRVEY